The Amycolatopsis sp. DG1A-15b genome contains the following window.
GCTCGACCGGCTGCGGATCCAGCACGGCTACGGCCAGCTCTACCCCGCCCGCGCGATGGCGGCCTGGGTCACCGACAACCCCAATTTCGTCACGGCCCGTTCGGTGCCGCTCGAGTTCCGGTTCCACGTCGCCATGGCCGGCGTGCTCGGCCTCGGCGGCGACATCGTGCACTGGCCCGCCGACGACCTCGCCGCGGCGCGGGATCTCGTGGCGCTTTACAAGGACATCCGGCCGGTCGTCCAGCACGGCGCCCTGCACCGGCTCCGGCCACCGGCCGACGACGGCGTGACCGCGCTGCAGTACGTGCACGGCGATCGCGTGGTCGTGTTCGAGTACCGGCAGGCCGCGCACTTCGGCGAGCCGGCGCGGCCCCTGCGGCTGGCCGGCCTCGATCCCGCTCACCGGTACCTGGATCCGGACTCCGGGGCCACGCACAGCGGAGCCGTGCTCCTCGCCCGCGGATTGCCGCCCGGCCTCCCGACCGGCGACTTCGCCAGCAGAGTCGTCCGCCTCAACCGCGTAAAGATCTGATCTATCCGGCCGTTCGCCGCACTTTCGACGGCATTCGACGCTTGACACTCCCGTAAACGTCCGATCGAATGCCTCATACATCACATATGGTGGGTGACGGAAGGCGGCGGTCATGAGACGGTTCCTGACGCTGGGAGCAGCGGCGCTCCTGGCGGTGAGCGCGTGCTCGGTCGGATCGAACACCGGCGGTGGCGGCGACGCGGAGATCACCTTCCTGACGTTCGAAACCCCGAACCTCACGCCGGCCTACTGGGACGCCGCCATCAAGCGCGTCACGGACAAGAACCCGGGCGTCAAGGTCAAGAAGCTCGTCGCCCCGACCGCCGACGGGCGGACGTCGTACGCGAAGCAGCTCCTGCAGTCGGGCCAGTTCCCCGACGTGATGATCGCCGTCGACTCGGCCGGCTTCGCCGAGGCGGGCAACCTCTACGCGTGGACCCCCGAGGAGCTGAAGGACTTCCAGTTCCCGCAGGCCAACCCGGTCAACGGCAAGTACTACCAGCTGCCGGCGAACACCCAGACCATCCCGCCGATCTACTACAACAAGAAGATGTTCGCCGACGCGGGCATCGCGGCGCCGCCGAAGACGTGGGACGAACTCGTCGCCGACGCCGGCAAGCTCAAGGACAAGGGGTACGCGCCGTTCACCATCGGCGGCGGCAAGGACGGCTTCCCGTCGTCGATGATCCTCTCCGGACTGGTCAGCACCGAGGTCTACGACTCGATGCCGGACTGGCTCACCCAGCGCCGTCAGGACAAGGTGAAGTTCGCCGATCCCGCGTTCCAGCACGCGTTCGCGAAGCTCGCCGACCTCGCGGCGAAGGGGTACGTGGACAAGACCAGCGTGTCCCGCGACTACGCGGCGACCGAGCAGGCGTTCCTCGACGGCCAGGGCGCGATGTACCCGATGGGCAACTGGTTCGCCGCCAACGCCGACTCGAAGAAGCACGACTTCGAGGTCGGTGTCTTCGACTTTCCCACCGAGAACGGCAAACTCGTCGTCCCCGCCTACACCGGCGGTGGCATGATCGTCAACGCGAAGGCCGCGAACCTCGACGCCGCCCGGAAGTTCGCCCTCGGTTTTCAGCTCGACAAGGACCAGCTGGACGCGTCGGTGAAGGCCGACGGCCTGTTCCCGGCGATCAAGGGTTACACGCCGCCACCCGGCGTCGGGGCGACGTTCAAGGCCGGCTACGACCTCTACACCCAGGCCGTGCAGCAGAACGCCGTGGTGCACGCGTTCCGCTGGGAGACCGCCGACGACGGGCTGCTGCCCGGGATGAAGGACAAGGTCGACCAGGCCGCCCAGGACGTGATCACCGGCCGCAAGTCCGTGGCCGACGCGTGCGCGTTCCTGGACACCGAGTGGGCGAAGGCGGGCTGACGTCCTTGACCGCCGTCGCCGCTCCCCCCGCCCCGCCCCGCCCGGTTGCCCGCCGCCGCCGACGTCGGCCGGTCTTGCCGCGGCTGGCGCACTTCGCGTCGTTCGGCGCGCCGGGCGTGCTCGTGTACCTGTGTTTCGTGATGGCGCCGATCCTGATCAGCTTCGGCTACAGCCTGACGAACTACAACCCGTTCCACCCGCCGGTGAAGTTCGTCGGCTTCGACAACTACCGGCTGCTGTTCACCGACGCGCAGTTTCTCACCGCGCTGCGGGTGACCACGGTCCTGACGCTGATCGTGGTGGTCGTGCCCAACGTGCTGGGTCTCGGCGTGGCGCTGCTGCTGGACCGGAAGGGCTGGCTGTACAACGCTTTGCGGAGCGTGTTCTTCACGCCGGTGATCCTCAGCTCGGTGGTGGTGTCGATCGTCTGGTCCCGGCTGCTCGACGACCGGGGGCCGCTCGACAGCCTGCTGCGCGGCCTGGGTGTCGCGCACCCGCCGGGGTGGCTGTCCGATCCGGACGTGGCGCTGTACTCGGTCGCGTCGATCGTGTGCTGGCAGATGCTCGGGTTCTGCGTGGTGGTCTACCTGGCCGGGCTGCAGGGGGTGCCACCGGAACTGCTGGAGGCGGCGGAGATCGACGGCGCGGGGCCGTTGCGCCGGTTCCGCGCGGTGACGTGGCCTCTGCTGGCGCCGTCGCTGACGATCAACACGGTGGTGCTGCTGATCTCGGCGTTCAAGACCTACGACTACGTCAAGGTGATCACCAACGGCGGCCCGGGTTCCGGCGCCACGGCGACGATCGCGTTCGACGTCCTGCAGACGGGGTTCGACTCGAACCACGTCGGGTACGCGTCCGCGATGGCGGTGCTGATGCTGGTGATCGTGGCGCTGGTGACGACGGTGGTGCTGAACTTCCTCCGCCGCCGGGAGGTGGACCTGTGACCCGGTTGCCGCTGCGGCCGGCGGTCGCCTTGCTGGTCAGCGCGGTCTTCTTCGTGCCGTTGTATCTGGTGCTGGCCAACGTGTTCAAGCGGGGAGAGCTGATCGCGAAGGAGCCGGCGTCGCTGCCGCTGCCGCCGACGTTGGCGAACATCCGCGCGGTGCTGACCCGGCCGGACGGGCTGTTCTGGGTCAGCTTGACCAACAGCGTCGTGGTGACGGTGCTGTCGATCCTGGTCCTGACGGTGTTGTCCGCGATGCTCGGCCACTACCTGGCGCGCTCGGGCAAGCGGTGGACGAAGGTGCTTACCTTGGTCCTGCTGGCCGGGTTGATGATTCCGCCGCAGGTCATCCTGATCCCGATCACCGACGTCCTGCGCGTGACGCATTTGATGGCGACCCTGCAGGGGCTGATCCTGTTCAACGTGGGGTACTACGTGCCGTTCGGGGTGTTCGTGTTCACGGGGTTCATCCGCGGCGTGCCGGTGGAGCTGGAGGAGGCGGCCCTGCTCGACGGCGCGAGCCGCATGCAGGTGTTCTGGCGGGTGGTGTTCCCCCTGCTCCGCCCGGCAACGGCATCGGTGTTGATCTTCTTGGGCGTGTGGATCTGGAACGACTTCATCGACCCGCTGATCATCTTGGGCCCCAGCCAGGGAACAACGATCACGACGGGCATCTACCGGTCGATCGGCCAGTACCAGGCTGATCTGGGGAGCGTGTTCGCGCTGATGTTCCTGGCGACGCTGCCGGTGTTGATCTTTTATCTGGCGCTGCAGAAGCAGTTCGTGAAGGGCTTGACCGGTGGGGCGACAAAGGGGTGAGGCGCTCACCCTCGAGAGCACCGCTCACCCTCGAAAACGGGCAGCGCTCCGACTCGAGAGCGCCGCTCTCACTCCAACGGCGAGCTGTGCTCGCTTTCGAGAGCGCTGCTCACCCGCGACAGCCAGCACCGCTCACCGTTGAGAGCACTGCTCACAACCACCTCAACCTAGTGCTCCAAAGCGAGAGCACTGCTCACCAGCGCCGAGAGTCGAGGGTCGAGGCGAGAGCCGCACCACCGCAGATCACAGCTCGCTGACCTTCCCGTCCTCAACCACCAACCGGCGCGTCACCTGGACAGCATCGAGCATCCGCCGATCATGCGTGACCAGCAGCAGCGTCCCCGGGTACTTGTCCAGCGCCGCCTCCAGCTGCTCGATCGCCGGCAGATCGAGATGGTTGGTCGGCTCGTCCAGCACCAGCAGGTTGACCCCGCGCGCCTGCAGCAAGGCGAGCGCCGCCCGCGTCCGCTCGCCCGGTGAGAGCGTTGCCGCCGAGCGCATGACGTGCGCGGCCTTCAGGCCGTACTTCGCCAGCAGCGTCCGCACCTCCGCGTCCGCCAGCTCCGGTACCTCGCGGGCGAACGCCGAAAAGAGCGGGACGTCACCCAGGAACAGCCGTCGCGCCTGGTCGACCTCGCCGACCACGACGCCCGGTCCCAGCGCGGTCGTCCCCGCGTCCAGAGCCACCCGGCCGAGCAGCGCCGCCAGCAAAGTCGACTTGCCCGACCCGTTCGCCCCGGTGATCGCGACCTTGTCCGCCCAGTCGATCTGCAGGTCGACCGGCCCGAGCGTGAACCCGCCCCGCCGGACCTCCGCGCCACGCGCAGTCGCGACCACCGCCCCGGCCCGCGGGGCCGCGGCGATCTCCATCCGCAGCTCCCACTCCTTGCGCGGTTCCTCGACGACCTCCAGCCGCTCGATCATCCGGTCGGTCTGCCGCGCCTTCGACGCCTGCTTCTCCGTGGCCTCGGAGCGGAACTTGCGCGCCGCCTTGTCGTTGTCCGGCTGCTTCCGGCGGGCGTTCTTGACGCCCTTCTCCATCCACGCCCGCTGCATCCGCCCGCGCGCCTCGAGCGACGCCTTCGTGTCGGCGAACTCCTCGTACTCTTCGCGCGCGTGCCGCCGGGCGACTTCGCGCTCCTCGAGGTACGCCTCGTACCCGCCGCCGTAGACGTTCACCTGCTGCTGGGCCAGGTCCAGCTCGACGACGCGGTCGACGGTCCTGGCCAGGAACTCGCGGTCGTGGCTGACCAGCACGGTCGCCGCGCGCAGACCCGAGACGAACCGCTCCAGCCGGGCCAAGCCGTCCAGGTCGAGGTCGTTCGTCGGCTCGTCGAGCAGGAAGACGTCGTAGCGGCTCAGAAGCAGCGAAGCGAGCCCCGCGCGCGCCGCTTGGCCGCCCGAGAGCGACGTCATCGGCTGGTCCAGGTCCACGGCCAAGCCGAGGTCGGCGGCCACTTCGGCGGCCCGGTCGTCGAGGTCGGCGCCGCCGAGGGCGAGCCACCGGTCGAGCGCCGTCGCGTACTGGTCGTCCGCGCCCGGCGAGCCCGCGGTGAGTGCCTCGGTCGCCTCGTCGAGGTCGGCCTGGGCCGCCGAGACGCCGGTGCGCCGCGCCAGGAAGGCCCGCACCGACTCGCCTTCGCGCCGTTCCGGCTCCTGCGGCAGGTGCCCGACGGTCGCGGCCGGCGGGTTCAGCCGGACCTCGCCGCTGTCCGGCTTCGCGAGCCCGGCGAGGGTCCGCAGGAGGGTCGATTTGCCGGCGCCGTTGACCCCGACCAGGCCGACGACGTCCCCGGGCGCGACGACGAGATCGAGGCCGGAGAAGAGGGTGCGGTCACCGTGGCCGGCGGCCAGGTCCTTCGCGACGAGAGTTGCGCTCATGAGGTAACCGAGTCTACGACCCCGTCGCGAACTGTCAGATCAAGGTCAAAACCACCGGCTGTGTGTGTCCCGTGGCGCTTTGATCACTCACTGTGGGTACCCTGTTCGGTTGTCAGTCCCGCAGCGCAGTGAGGTCGGTGAACAGCATGGGCGAGCCCGCTCCCCCGGTCACCCTCGGCCGCAGGCCGAAGCCGAGGGAAGGCCGGTCGTCCGCGCCACGGCCCACGGTGAGCCGGCGCCGCGAGGTCAGTCACGCCAGCGCGCGGTCACTGCTGATGACCGTCCTCGGCGAGTACGCGCTGCCCCGGGACAAACCGGTCTGGACGTCGATGCTGGTCGAGGTGCTGGGCATCCTCGACATCGAGGAGAAGTCCGCGCGGCAGGCGCTGGCCCGCTCCGCCGCCGAGGGCTGGGTGGTCTCCGAGCGAGTCGGGCGCCGCGTGCGCTGGTCGCTGACCCCGCCGGGGCGCCGCCTGCTGACCGAGGGCGCCGATCGGATCTACGCGTTCGGCCGCGAGGAACGCCACTGGAACGGGCAGTGGCTGATGCTGATCGTCTCCGTGCCGGAGGCCAAGCGCGACCTTCGGCACCGGCTGCGCACCCGCCTGACCTGGGCGGGCTTCGGCTCGCCGGTCGCCGGCGTGTGGGTCAGCCCGGACCTGTCCCGGCAGCGCGAGGCCCAGCAGATCGTCAACGACCTGGGCCTCGAGGCGCAGGCGATGTCGTTCACCGCCGCCTACGGCGAGGTCGGCGAACAGGAGTCCATGGTCGCCCGGTCCTGGGACCTGACCGACCTCAAGGACCGCTACGAGGACTTCATCGACCGCTTCACCGGCCTGCACCCCACCGGCGGCCGCGCCGTGCTGCGCGCGCAGACCGAGCTCGTCCACGAATGGCGGCGGTTCCCCTTCCTCGACCCGCAGCTGCCCGCCGAGCTGCTCCCGGCGAAGTGGAGCGGGACGAAGGCGGCGGAACTGTTCCATCACAAACACGTCGACTGGCGTCCCGAGGCCCAGCAGTATTGGGACGACATCGTCGAAGCCGAAGAAGCAGGGTGAGCAATGACTGAGCAGGTCCGCCTCGATCGTGACGGCGGGCTCGCCGTCCTGACCGTCGACGCTCCGCCGTTGAACCTCTACACGGCTTCGCTGCAGTCCTCGCTCGCCTCGGCGATCGGCGAGCTGGAGGCCGAACCCGCGCGGGCGCTGCTGATCCGCGCCGAAGGCAAGATCGTCAGCGGCGGCGTCGACGTCTCGCTGTTCGACGCCCAAGGCTCGCCCGCCGAGGCGAAGGTGCTCTTCGACGAGATGCTCGCGGTGCCGGACCGGATCGCGGCGCTGCCGTTCCCGACGGTGTTCGCCGCCCACGGCCTGTGCTTGACCTGGGCGTTCGAGGTGGCCGTGGCCTGCGATGTCATTCTCGCCGCCGAACGCGCGAAGTTCGGCCTGGTCGAGAAGGTCGTCGGCCTGACGCCGACGATGGGCGGCACCCAGCGGCTCGCCGCGCGGGCCGGCGTCGGGCGCGCCAAGGAGTTCGTGATGACCGGCGACACCTACGACGCCGCGACCC
Protein-coding sequences here:
- a CDS encoding enoyl-CoA hydratase/isomerase family protein yields the protein MTEQVRLDRDGGLAVLTVDAPPLNLYTASLQSSLASAIGELEAEPARALLIRAEGKIVSGGVDVSLFDAQGSPAEAKVLFDEMLAVPDRIAALPFPTVFAAHGLCLTWAFEVAVACDVILAAERAKFGLVEKVVGLTPTMGGTQRLAARAGVGRAKEFVMTGDTYDAATLERWNVVNRVLPSEGFDDAARSFARRLAEGPTRAHAATKRVLDHFSAGGVPEANAHITTIAAELFETEDLRNAVKSFLADGPGKATFSGR
- a CDS encoding ABC-F family ATP-binding cassette domain-containing protein, yielding MSATLVAKDLAAGHGDRTLFSGLDLVVAPGDVVGLVGVNGAGKSTLLRTLAGLAKPDSGEVRLNPPAATVGHLPQEPERREGESVRAFLARRTGVSAAQADLDEATEALTAGSPGADDQYATALDRWLALGGADLDDRAAEVAADLGLAVDLDQPMTSLSGGQAARAGLASLLLSRYDVFLLDEPTNDLDLDGLARLERFVSGLRAATVLVSHDREFLARTVDRVVELDLAQQQVNVYGGGYEAYLEEREVARRHAREEYEEFADTKASLEARGRMQRAWMEKGVKNARRKQPDNDKAARKFRSEATEKQASKARQTDRMIERLEVVEEPRKEWELRMEIAAAPRAGAVVATARGAEVRRGGFTLGPVDLQIDWADKVAITGANGSGKSTLLAALLGRVALDAGTTALGPGVVVGEVDQARRLFLGDVPLFSAFAREVPELADAEVRTLLAKYGLKAAHVMRSAATLSPGERTRAALALLQARGVNLLVLDEPTNHLDLPAIEQLEAALDKYPGTLLLVTHDRRMLDAVQVTRRLVVEDGKVSEL
- a CDS encoding PaaX family transcriptional regulator C-terminal domain-containing protein, with the translated sequence MGEPAPPVTLGRRPKPREGRSSAPRPTVSRRREVSHASARSLLMTVLGEYALPRDKPVWTSMLVEVLGILDIEEKSARQALARSAAEGWVVSERVGRRVRWSLTPPGRRLLTEGADRIYAFGREERHWNGQWLMLIVSVPEAKRDLRHRLRTRLTWAGFGSPVAGVWVSPDLSRQREAQQIVNDLGLEAQAMSFTAAYGEVGEQESMVARSWDLTDLKDRYEDFIDRFTGLHPTGGRAVLRAQTELVHEWRRFPFLDPQLPAELLPAKWSGTKAAELFHHKHVDWRPEAQQYWDDIVEAEEAG
- a CDS encoding sugar ABC transporter permease, whose product is MGEGGLTSLTAVAAPPAPPRPVARRRRRRPVLPRLAHFASFGAPGVLVYLCFVMAPILISFGYSLTNYNPFHPPVKFVGFDNYRLLFTDAQFLTALRVTTVLTLIVVVVPNVLGLGVALLLDRKGWLYNALRSVFFTPVILSSVVVSIVWSRLLDDRGPLDSLLRGLGVAHPPGWLSDPDVALYSVASIVCWQMLGFCVVVYLAGLQGVPPELLEAAEIDGAGPLRRFRAVTWPLLAPSLTINTVVLLISAFKTYDYVKVITNGGPGSGATATIAFDVLQTGFDSNHVGYASAMAVLMLVIVALVTTVVLNFLRRREVDL
- a CDS encoding extracellular solute-binding protein; amino-acid sequence: MRRFLTLGAAALLAVSACSVGSNTGGGGDAEITFLTFETPNLTPAYWDAAIKRVTDKNPGVKVKKLVAPTADGRTSYAKQLLQSGQFPDVMIAVDSAGFAEAGNLYAWTPEELKDFQFPQANPVNGKYYQLPANTQTIPPIYYNKKMFADAGIAAPPKTWDELVADAGKLKDKGYAPFTIGGGKDGFPSSMILSGLVSTEVYDSMPDWLTQRRQDKVKFADPAFQHAFAKLADLAAKGYVDKTSVSRDYAATEQAFLDGQGAMYPMGNWFAANADSKKHDFEVGVFDFPTENGKLVVPAYTGGGMIVNAKAANLDAARKFALGFQLDKDQLDASVKADGLFPAIKGYTPPPGVGATFKAGYDLYTQAVQQNAVVHAFRWETADDGLLPGMKDKVDQAAQDVITGRKSVADACAFLDTEWAKAG
- a CDS encoding carbohydrate ABC transporter permease, which translates into the protein MTRLPLRPAVALLVSAVFFVPLYLVLANVFKRGELIAKEPASLPLPPTLANIRAVLTRPDGLFWVSLTNSVVVTVLSILVLTVLSAMLGHYLARSGKRWTKVLTLVLLAGLMIPPQVILIPITDVLRVTHLMATLQGLILFNVGYYVPFGVFVFTGFIRGVPVELEEAALLDGASRMQVFWRVVFPLLRPATASVLIFLGVWIWNDFIDPLIILGPSQGTTITTGIYRSIGQYQADLGSVFALMFLATLPVLIFYLALQKQFVKGLTGGATKG